The following coding sequences are from one Canis lupus baileyi chromosome 19, mCanLup2.hap1, whole genome shotgun sequence window:
- the LOC140611452 gene encoding olfactory receptor-like protein OLF4: MKPGNDTQISEFLLLGLSEEPELQPLIFGFFLSMYLITVFGNLLIILAVSSDSHLHTPMYFFLANLSFVDICFTSTTVPKMLWNIQTQSKVITYAGCITQIYFLIVFAVLDVFLLSMMAYDRYVAICHPLQYTVIMNPRVCGLLVLVSWIICVLQSLLQTSMVLRLSFCAVVEIPHFSCELNQMIQVACSDTFLNNLMVYFAAVLLVGGSLAGILYSYSRIVSSILGISSARGKYKAFSTCASHLSVVCLFFCTSLGVYLSSAVSQSSHSTAVASVMYTVVTPMLNPFIYSLRNKDIKRALKRTVGIPVM, translated from the coding sequence ATGAAACCAGGAAATGATACGCAAatttcagaatttcttcttctgggattatCAGAGGAACCAGAACTGCAGCCCCTCATCTTTGGCTTTTTCCTCTCCATGTACCTCATCACTGTGTTTGGAAACCTGCTCATCATCCTGGCTGTCAGCTCTGATTCCCACCTCCACACCCCAATGTACTTCTTCCTGGCCAACCTTTCCTTTGTGGACATCTGTTTCACCTCCACCACCGTCCCCAAGATGCTATGGAACATCCAGACTCAGAGCAAAGTTATCACCTATGCAGGCTGCATCACACAGATTTACTTTCTCATAGTCTTTGCTGTGTTGGATGTCTTTCTCCTGAGCATGATGGCCTATGACCGGTATGTGGCCATCTGTCACCCCCTGCAATACACAGTCATCATGAACCCTCGGGTCTGTGGACTTCTGGTTCTGGTGTCCTGGATCATCTGTGTCCTGCAATCCTTGTTACAAACCTCGATGGTGTTGCGGCTGTCCTTCTGTGCAGTGGTCGAAATCCCCCACTTTTCCTGTGAACTTAATCAGATGATCCAAGTTGCCTGTTCTGACACCTTCCTTAATAACTTGATGGTGTATTTTGCAGCTGTCCTGCTGGTTGGTGGTTCCCTTGCTGGGATACTTTACTCTTACTCTAGGATAGTTTCCTCCATACTTGGGATCTCATCAGCTCGGGGCAAGTATAAAGCATTCTCCACCTGTGCATCTCACCTCTCAGTTGTCTGCTTATTTTTTTGTACAAGCCTAGGAGTATACCTTAGCTCTGCTGTTTCCCAGAGCTCCCACTCAACTGCAGTGGCCTCAGTGATGTACACAGTGGTCACACCTATGCTAAACCCCTTCATCTACAGCCTGAGGAACAAAGACATAAAGAGGGCTCTGAAAAGAACCGTTGGGATTCCAGTGATGTAA